A genomic window from Luteolibacter sp. LG18 includes:
- a CDS encoding transposase gives MSGFIRTDTRRGDFLGDFFDFGGSTLAGSRDIPVPFFLFNSTKPPDFLDVPVQPNWKSTRSQQAMDESPRFLKPEEDISKYGLKLPHWQQDHSTYFLTFRLADSIPHGKLAKWREERMIWMQVHPPPWSTEDEMEYHKRFSRAIERWLDGGEGACVLEEQRAADAVREVLLAKDGERFLQHAFVVMPNHVHALVSLGQDEALDDLLKIWKGVSSRRINLAMERSGELWQANYFDRVIRDGEHFWNCAKYIRRNPTKARLTADRYLLHESEMVRRELDRRERMKE, from the coding sequence ATGTCGGGTTTCATCCGGACAGACACGCGGCGCGGGGATTTCTTAGGAGATTTTTTCGATTTTGGCGGGAGCACCCTGGCTGGGAGCAGGGACATTCCTGTCCCGTTCTTCCTCTTCAATTCCACCAAGCCCCCGGATTTTCTGGACGTGCCGGTTCAACCCAACTGGAAATCCACACGTTCCCAACAAGCAATGGACGAATCCCCCCGATTTCTCAAACCCGAGGAGGATATCTCGAAATACGGCCTGAAGCTCCCGCACTGGCAGCAGGATCACTCAACCTATTTCCTGACCTTCCGATTGGCGGACTCCATTCCTCACGGCAAACTAGCGAAGTGGAGGGAGGAACGGATGATCTGGATGCAGGTGCATCCGCCACCGTGGTCCACGGAAGACGAGATGGAGTATCACAAGCGCTTTTCCCGTGCCATCGAGCGCTGGCTCGATGGCGGGGAAGGAGCTTGTGTGTTGGAAGAGCAACGGGCAGCGGACGCTGTGCGGGAAGTGCTGCTGGCGAAAGACGGAGAACGTTTCCTCCAGCACGCTTTCGTGGTGATGCCCAATCACGTCCACGCTCTGGTATCACTGGGGCAGGACGAGGCACTGGATGACCTGTTGAAGATTTGGAAAGGAGTTTCCTCCCGGCGAATCAATCTGGCGATGGAGCGAAGCGGCGAACTGTGGCAGGCGAACTACTTCGACCGGGTGATTCGGGATGGTGAACACTTTTGGAACTGCGCGAAATACATCCGTCGGAATCCGACCAAGGCCAGGCTGACAGCGGATCGGTATCTCCTTCATGAGTCGGAAATGGTGAGGAGGGAACTGGACCGGAGGGAGCGGATGAAGGAATGA